The Mycolicibacterium boenickei genome has a segment encoding these proteins:
- a CDS encoding helix-turn-helix domain-containing protein → MQHEPDGVARNFGKAVRQRRSAIGVSQRKLSELLLDKTGVKLDASAITRIEKGQRDLKLAEAAAIANVLGVGIDQLTREIEEAEPAGLIEIRDAYQELRKRHAVVKAQIQAYYADAYALAVPLAADADARNMLPPDELRKMSNDVIRATDAARKLLAVFGDSPPKFGNMTHERLGNIPLGFGEALKILSQIHSQAAEDAEA, encoded by the coding sequence GTGCAACATGAACCAGACGGCGTCGCACGCAACTTCGGGAAGGCCGTTCGCCAACGACGGTCCGCCATCGGCGTATCCCAGCGAAAGCTCAGCGAGCTGCTACTCGACAAGACCGGGGTCAAACTCGACGCCTCGGCAATCACGAGAATCGAGAAGGGGCAGCGCGATCTAAAGCTGGCTGAGGCTGCTGCGATAGCGAACGTTCTGGGGGTGGGCATCGACCAGCTAACTCGGGAAATCGAGGAGGCGGAGCCAGCCGGCCTGATCGAGATCCGTGACGCATACCAGGAATTGCGCAAGAGGCACGCAGTGGTCAAAGCGCAGATTCAGGCGTACTACGCCGACGCCTATGCGTTAGCGGTGCCGCTCGCAGCCGACGCCGATGCGCGCAACATGTTGCCGCCAGACGAGCTGCGGAAGATGTCGAACGATGTGATACGGGCGACGGATGCGGCTCGGAAACTACTTGCCGTATTTGGTGATTCGCCTCCAAAGTTTGGGAATATGACCCATGAACGGCTCGGCAATATCCCCTTGGGTTTCGGTGAAGCTCTGAAAATTCTGAGTCAGATACATAGCCAGGCGGCTGAGGATGCAGAGGCGTAA
- a CDS encoding helix-turn-helix transcriptional regulator: protein MELLGTRAASSLLGIPEATLRYWRHTDEGPPSFKLGGRVVYRRNELERWVEEQEAATVRGGRAAV, encoded by the coding sequence ATGGAGCTGTTGGGTACACGAGCGGCAAGCTCGCTCCTAGGAATTCCCGAAGCGACCCTTCGGTATTGGCGCCACACCGACGAAGGCCCGCCGTCGTTCAAGCTCGGCGGGCGAGTGGTCTACCGCCGCAACGAACTCGAACGCTGGGTCGAAGAGCAGGAGGCCGCGACCGTTCGCGGCGGCCGGGCAGCGGTCTAG